CTCCATGACTTTGGACAAGTGACTTAACCTGTATGAGCACTGGTTTCCTCATTAGtaagatggggggaggggagcactAAGAGCACAGTGGATTGATGTGTGTAAAGATTAGACCGAGGATGCTGTGGCTGGACGGCATcgccaactcaacggacatgagcttgagcaaaccccaggagatggtgaaggacagggaagcctggcacgctgtagtccatggggtcgctgcagtccatggggtcgcaaagagttggacatgacttagcactgaACAACAAAGATTAGATGCGTTACATAAATCTCCCTGCATGTGGGAAGGGCTCAATAAACAATAGCTACCATTATTGGTAGCTACTTCCAACAGTgagtgtgagaattaaatgagatggtaCATGTCAAGCACTTTGGACAGTGGGTAGGTACTCAATAGTATCTTGTGACTAAGTGAGTGGATGAATGGGCTTATTGTTAGCCTTTTATCAGAGAGTTGCTTCCTCTCCCTTTCACGATCTCAATGCCATTTTTGTAACCGATTCCCTAGGTCCCTTTgcctcattttctgtttctttccacaGCCAAACAAAGCCTTTCTCTTTTTACCCCAGGACTCTTAACTCTTCCTCTGCAATCTCCAGATCCAAAGAGTTGGTCCTCCTCTCTTACTCTTTCAGCCATCACAAAACTTTGCCCCTCTGTTTTCTACAAGCTCTCATTCTTTCCAAAAACAGCTTGTCTCTGCATCACCTACCAGTCTGCACGACACTGAGCTGGATCTCCCCGACCAGCCCATCAAcgtcaggcgggttcttcacctgACAGGTGTATGTCCCGTTGTCATCAAACTGCAGCTTCCAGAGGAGGATGGAGACGTCATACCGCTCAGGGTTCCCATCCCAGGCCACTCGGTCCTTGAAGCGCCCACTCATGGGCTTGAAGGGATCCACATGGTAGTAGAAAACCTAGAGAGGAGCCACGACCAGAGGTGTTACTCGGCGCCTGGGCAGGGAGACAGACGGCAGGAGCAGACGAGAGACACCGGGGTGTCCCTGGCAGCCCAGGGGTTGActcttcaccttccagtgcacggggtgtgggtttgatccctggttcccatgtgcctcgtggccaaaataccaaaacaaTAAGGCAGAAACAGTATTGGAGCACATccaaaaaagactttttaaatggtccacatcaaaaaaaaacaaaaaaaatcttcaaaagagAAACACCAGCAAGCCTGACTGTCCGGTCTGCAGCTCTCCTGCAACAACCTCTTGCTTTCCCCTTCACCAGCCTCCCAGTTCTGTCTCTGTGCCAAGAATCATTCCCCAGCTTTACCCTGTGCTTATCgccaagaaaaatacaaaagggCCAGGAGAAATGGACTGGCTTATTTTTCTAATCAAGGGCCCCAAACTTACAAACTGCTCAGGGCCCCCATCTCGAGGACGGAAATTCCAGGTCACCGTGAGAGCATCACCCACTGGGGCAAAGCTGGAGAAAGTGCATTTTAACCGAACATCTGTCCCATTGACAGCCTCCAGCACGCGGGGAGTGTAAATTTCCACAGCTGCTATTGGCCAAAGAGCTGCAATGGAAAAAAGGCAATGAAGGGTTAACAGGAGATGTGTCTTAAGAGAATTTCTGCTGACACTACCAAAATAAAGGTCTGAGCaggatgttcttgcctggagaatcccagggatggcggggcctggtgggctgccgtctatggggtcgcacagagttggacacgactgaagcgacttagcagcagcagcagcagggcatccAACAGATGTGAGATGCCCCAGCTCTCACTCAAACTCAGCTTCACCCACCATGTATTCCTACCTACATGTAACCTTGACCCTCCCATTCCTTTAACAACTAAAAATAGCACACAGTAAACTTTACTTAGCAGTCACACTTTCTCTAAAACACGATACCCTGGCCTCATGGTACACACTTCAAAACTGCTCTAACAAACTATAAACATTGGCAaataagattgaaggcagaaacaaaaaaattaaaactaatcaGAACATGAATTAGACCTCTGTTCAGATTAACCATAATATGTTATATGTATAATGGTCCCCTAGCAGTAAGTTTTCCAGAAAGGGTCCTTGTTAAGTGAATTTCCTACTATTCCTAGTCTTCTGGAAAAAAACGGAATTAATCAGCCCCAGACAATTTAGCTTGCTTGTACGGCTGGAACCTTTATACCATGTAGCGTTTTTTTAGCATGATATTTACATTTAGTATGTGCATGTTGGGGCAGTTAGCAAGCCAAAGTGGGTCTCTCTCCTTAACCATCTCTGCTTTCCCAGTGCTGTCCAGAGTCTCAGACAAGACCCACACACAGAAATCCAAGAGCCGGGTTCTGCCTGTAGTGGGAGGTGGAGAGCAGCCACCAAAAAATGGAGTGTAACCTGAGATTAGAGAACCCTCTCTGTGCCCCAATCACTGGCAACCAGAACGCACCTAAACCTGTTTTTCCAAATGCAGTTCCCCCAAAACAACCCCCACTTCAGTTTCATTAAAGTCAACATTAAAGCAAAATATAACTGGCTCAGGCTCCAGTAAAAGACTCTTGCAACTTCTGGGACAATGAGCTAACTTTATAGGGTAGGCAGTGGAGGAAATGCTCAGAGAAGCTCGTGAGCTCTTACCTGTGAGCTGTAAGCCAAGGAGAAAAAGCACAGCACGCGTAGGGCTCTTGCCATACATGAGGGAAACCCAGCCCTGGCCCCAGAGACCAGACCGGGCAGACCAAGAGTGCCAGCACCCTGCCAAGGCCACTCCTGGCGGAGAGAGCGCCTCGGCGTTTTTCCGGAGAAAGGAGTCTGTCGTCTCACCTGTGGGAACCTGAGCACCCGTGCCTGTGAGTCATTCCTGCTCTGCCGGTGCACTTTGCTGGAATGAAAGGTGGGGCTTCAGCTCCCaacaccctcctcccctccttccttgccTCCCTTCCACCCTCCCGCTACAGACACGTCTACGCAAAGTCCCAGACTCTGCAGATCTGTCTTTTCAGCTCATCTGGACCCTGGCCTCTGGATGGCCTCAGAAACAGCCAGAGGAGGTGGTGCCTGTCTGAAAGGTCCCAGGCTGCTTTGGGTCTGGCCCACatgcacacattttaaaaaaatgcatgtgGGCCAGGTTTTAAGCTTGCCTAAGAAGTGAATGTTGAACTTACCTGCAGTGATTTCACTTATCAAAGCACCGCCCTCAGGCCACAGTAGCCTGAACTGGATTACCACCTCCAAAATAATCAGAATTCCTTAGGACCCTCTGTATTCAAAAAGTCCTAGAGTTTGTATACTTGATTTTAACCAAATGTTACCACAAGGATCCCTGCGTTTTTTCTAGCTGGTAGATTTCCCCTGAAAACCCccttccccctccaccccacccccgtcTAAAACAGACTGACCAAAATAAATCTCAGACTTTAATGACCCTTTATGTTTGAAGGATGTAAAGAGGAATCGTGTGCTATCTCAAGACACTTTGGAAAGCGCTTTCATTGACACGACACTGCCCTGAAAAGTGTTCCCATTTCACCAGTGAAGACAGACACTAAAAACCCAGAGGTGATTTATTTGCACAACCAATAGGTAGCAGAACTGgaacttttttttacttttttttttttttggccacacagcatgtgggatcttagttccccagggatcaaacccatgcccccctgcagtggaagtgtatgCCTGTTAACCACTCGACTGCCAGGGGAGTTCTCTTTTTTGCCCTAGTCTAGTGCTCTTTCCACAAAAATCATAGCTCATGTGAGCAATCAGACAGAGGATCCTCAAGAAAAGCTTTTCCCAATAACTTTTTTGTACTTCAGGTTTTATTTGCCATTTTGGGGGCAGTCAACTGTCTGAGAAATCTGAAGAACTGAAGATTTGAAGTGAGACAAGGTGTCTCCTTGTCTGTAAGGATGAGGGGTAATTGTTACAAATTAGTGAAGCTGTATGGAAACTCAGTAGAAGGAGGATGAAAGTTACCCATGCAATTAAGAAGTAATCTCTTACTGCCCTAGGtccagggtttaatccctgagtggggaactaagatcccacaatccGCGTGGCacggccaaaaagaaaagaagcaggtTTGACCAGTAATCCGACCCAGAACAGAAGAAATGAATTGCTATCCCTGGATTAGCAATCTAGAAACTCTTAAGTGATTCATAAAATCTCCCAGTGAAACCGCAGAACAAAGAAGTTTCTAGGACCGAGAGGAAGGGGCAAGCtgactagaaaaaataaaaccgcATAAAGAgggaagcaaagagaaaattcCACCCAAAGAGGCAGATTACagaagaaaagagcaaaagagagaaaagcagcaGGAGAAAGATGTGTcataaaaaaaagttaacaacAACCAAAATAGCCCCCATCAGAACTGAGAAATCAGGGGCTCCACATGTGAAGAGGCGTGGTATCCCAGCCTGAGTGTCTTGGGAAGAGTGTTCTGAACACAGGATGTTTGGCTCCTTTGTCAGCCTCTAGGTCAGAAATCACACACGCACAGTCAGCAGTCAACCTCAAATCAGAATGCTGGGGAAACATTTTAAACGGTGATAGAATAAAAGAGCCTTCCTGGCATGCAGGTCCAAGAGGTTCAGCTCCaggagccagaaagaaaagcagttaAGGAAACCTGAGCCTTGGCTGGCTTTCATCTTGCAGGGTAGTGCAGCTctaaaggaaggagaggagaagccTAAGGTTTTGAAGTCTACCACAAACTGCAAATTTTTGGTGAGGTAGAGTTATCATAGGGCTCAGGGGATGCAGCACACAGCAGCAGGAGAGGAATCAGGGCAGGAAGAGCTGAACACACTGTCGTCAGGAGGGAAaactcttcctccccaccccaccctaggTAGCCAGGCGGCCCTGAGAGCAGGCAGACAGCGCTGCTCTGGGAGTTAGCCGCTGCCCAGAGCCCATTCCTCCTCAGCAGAGTTCAAGTTCCTGGCGGGGTGCCCAACAACGCCCAATTCCTTCCAGTTAACAGCAGAGTCACCCGGTTcccctccctgggtggggaggggagaggctaaGGGCTGGACTTGCTAAGTAGAGAAAACACTCAAGAAAAAGGCCTGTCCCTAAGAGTCCCCAGAGTGCCGTTCAGCAGGACTCTGATCAGAGATGGAGGCACCTGGATGAGGCCTTAGTTACAGTTTGTATCTGGGCAattgagagaaaaagaagaggactTCTGGAGAttgaaaggaagagaaatggactcccctggttgcccagtggataggtgtccgcctgccaatgcaggggacacgggttcaactcctggtcctggaagattccacatgccacggagcaaccaagtccatgtgccacgactactgagcccacacgctagagcctgtgctctgcacaaGAGAGGCatcactgcaaggagaagcccccgctcatcacagctagagaaagcccacatgcagcaacaaagacccagtgcaaccaaaaaaaaaaaattataaaggaagaaaagtaaagttttcagagacatcactttgtctcTTTAAACTTTTCCAGAGAAAAATTCTGATTGTCATTAAAATTTTACGGTATACTCAGTTTTGAAAGCACCTCATCTATCCCTCCCCCTACACATTccctaaaaaatatttcttttttttttccaaattcactTACTTATATATTCATTTGGCTATTCCTGggtcttttgaactgtggtgttggagaagactcttgagagtcccttggactgcaaggagatccaaccagttcatcctaaaggagatcagtcctgggtgttcattggaaggactgatgctgaagctgaaactccaatactttggccacctgatgtgaagagctgactcatttgaaaagaccctgatgctgggagggattgagggcaggaggagaaggggacgacagagggtgagatggttggatggcatcaccgactcaatggacatgagtctgggtgaactctgggagttggcgatggacagggagggctggcatgctgtggttcatggggtctcaatgagttggacatgactgagcgactgaactgaactgaactgatacctgggtcttagttgtggcatgtggaatctagttccccaactggtgtcaaactcaggccccctgcattgggagcccacactcttagccactggactgctacGGAATTCCCTCCTAAAAATATTTCTAGTGGGTACCTAGGCTTTGGTCAGTAGGAAACTCACTGGGGGCTCAGAAGACAAAAAGGTTAATTGACCTGTATCAATATATGTAAAAATTGTTGTCTTAGCACcctaggcaaaaaaaaattttttttcactacaAGATGAAAATAACATTCTGTGAAGCAAGGAAAACATATAATTTAGCTCTTAGGGAGGTTcaaataaagtatttatttactcaAAAGTTTTGGTCCATATGTCTTTCTTACTAGAAAAGCTTTATGAAATTTTTATTACTGTGTTGCTGGGCTAGAAATGCAAAGTAGAATTAGACATTtctgcctggggctggggcagggaggaaTCAGTCTGAAGAGGATTGGAAGGTGGAGGGTGGATGTAAACAAGTAATCACCATTTTTGTGACTTTTGACCCAGCCCTGAAAGGATGAATAGAGAGGAGAAGCAGATGGGTGGAATGTGGTATCCACAGGATTGTATACATTTAATCCCTAAGccgtgtctttgcaaccccatggactgtagcctgacaggctcctctgtccatgggatttcccaggccagaatactggagtgggttgccattccttctccaggggatcttcctgacctaaggattgaacccgcatttcttgtattgcaggcagacttctgcattgcgggcagaagACCTTCTAAaccagaaaaagttaaaaaaaaaaaaaagggaaaaagaactgTAGATTGGAATTGTTGGTTAGGGAAGGCTGGGAGTCTGAGTCTTCAGAAAACAGGTAAAAAGTTTAACTTTCATTGTGGCTCCTAGGCCAGGGGCCTATGAGACAGTTGGTAGAGTATGTGCTGGTTGATGACTCAAAGCTTTCccttctcactttttaaaaaaccattaaaataaattcaagtatagttaatttgcaacactgtgttagttgcaaacatgagtgtgtgtgtgtgtgtgtctgtgtgtgtgtgtagccactcagtcatgtcctactttttgcaacttcatggatggtagcctgccaggctgctctttccttggaattctccaggcaagaatactgtagtggggtgccatttccttctccaggggttcttccctatCCCGTGATCGAACCCatatttcttgcattgcaggcagactcttcaaagatcagttcagttcagttcagttgctcagtcatgtccgactctttgcaaccccatgaatcacagcaggccaggcctccctgtccattaccaactcccggagttcactcaaactcatgtccattgagtcagtgatgccatccagccatctcatcctctgtcaccccttctcctcctgcccccaatccttcccagcatcagagtcttttccgatgagtcaactcttcgcatgaggtggccaaagtattggagtttcagcttcaatatcagtccttccaaagaacacccaggactgatgtcctttagaatggactggttggatccccttgcagtccaagggactcccaaaagtcttctccaacaccacagttcaaaagcatcaattcttcaacactcagctttcttcacagtccaactctcacatccatacatgaccactggaaaaatcatagccttgactagacgaacctttgttggcaaagtagtatctctgcttttgaatatgctgtctaggttggtcataactttccttccaaggagtaagcgtcttttaatttcatggctgcaatcaccatctgcagtgattttggagcccccaaaaataaagtctgacactgtttccactgtttccccatctatttcccatgaagtgacgggaccagatgccatgatcttagttttatgaatgttgagcttcaagccaactttttcactctcctctttcactttcatcaacaggctttttagttcctcttcactttctgccataagggtggtgtcatctgcatatctgaggttattgatatttctcccagcaatcttgatttcagcttgtgcttcttccagcccagcgtttctcattatgtactctgcatataagttaaataagcagggtgatgatatacagccttgatgtactccttttcctatttggaaccaggctgttgttccatgtccagttctaactgttgcttcctgacctgcatacaggtttctcaagaggcaggtcaggtggtctggtattcccatctctttgagaattttccacagtttattgtgatccacacagtcaaaggctttggcatagtcaataaagcagaaatagatgtttttctggaactctcttgcttttttgatgatccagaggatgttggcaatttgatctctggttcctctcccttttctaaaaccagcttgaacatctggaagttcacggttcacatactgctgaagcctggcttggagaattttgagcattactttactagcgtgtgagatgagtgcaattatgtggtagtttgagcattctttggcattgcctttctttgggattagaatgaaaactgaccttttccagtcttgtggccactgctgagttttccaaacttgctggcatattgagtgcagcactttcacagcatcatctttcaggatttgaagtagctcaactggaattccgtcacctctagtagctttgctcatagtgatgctttctaaggcccacttgacttcacattccaggatgtctggctctagctgagtgatcacaccatcgtgattatctgggtcgtgaagatcttttttgtacagttcttctgtgtattcttgccacctcttcttaatatcttctacttctgctaggtccataacatttctgtcctttatcgagcccatctttgcatgaaatgttcccttggtatctctaattttcttcaagagatctctagtctttcccattctgttgttttcctctatttctttgcattgatcgctgaggaaggctttcttatctctccttgctattctttggaactctgcattcagatgtttatatctttctttttctccttcgcttttcgcttctcttcttttcacagctatttgtaaggcctcctcagacagccattttgcttttttgcatttcttttccatgggaatgtcTCTCAAAAATGAGAGAGGATGTCAAAGTCCTAGATGAGAGATGGGCTCTCAGCCCAAGGGAGACATGTGTTCGCTTGGGTCCTCCTCCTTGCCTCAAATTTCCTACAGATGGTCCAGGGCAAGTTAGGATCTGAAACTGAGCTCTACTTAGTAAAAGCGTGGGCAGGAATGTGCTCCTATCTCTCCGTCTTTTGGCAGCTGATGTGAACACTTCCCCAGTAAAACCTCAgactcttttttcttaattatagaGAAGAGGCATCATAATCTAATTAACCAGCCCAAGGAAGAGAGTCTGAAGTTTAA
This sequence is a window from Bubalus kerabau isolate K-KA32 ecotype Philippines breed swamp buffalo chromosome 15, PCC_UOA_SB_1v2, whole genome shotgun sequence. Protein-coding genes within it:
- the MPZL2 gene encoding myelin protein zero-like protein 2 isoform X1 — encoded protein: MYGKSPTRAVLFLLGLQLTALWPIAAVEIYTPRVLEAVNGTDVRLKCTFSSFAPVGDALTVTWNFRPRDGGPEQFVFYYHVDPFKPMSGRFKDRVAWDGNPERYDVSILLWKLQFDDNGTYTCQVKNPPDVDGLVGEIQLSVVQTVRFSEIHFLALAIGSACALMVIIVIVVVLFQHFRKKRRAERAHRVVEIKPKEEEKLNQEKKASVSLEYTD
- the MPZL2 gene encoding myelin protein zero-like protein 2 isoform X2; the protein is MYGKSPTRAVLFLLGLQLTALWPIAAVEIYTPRVLEAVNGTDVRLKCTFSSFAPVGDALTVTWNFRPRDGGPEQFVFYYHVDPFKPMSGRFKDRVAWDGNPERYDVSILLWKLQFDDNGTYTCQKRRRKAQPGKKGFCFFRIHRLTFLHVVTCLPTSAAVYNHLDQQRSSGASIGPFLSKYHQTHKQLCY